In Uranotaenia lowii strain MFRU-FL chromosome 2, ASM2978415v1, whole genome shotgun sequence, one genomic interval encodes:
- the LOC129743165 gene encoding uncharacterized protein K02A2.6-like, with product MHYTRECPYKDHKCSDCGKSGHREGYCATSKSEKPYRKRKTNTFRARTLSVNTVQRKRRFVQAKLNSAELKLQLDTGSDISVVSKRVWEKIGKPSTTPALEKASTASGAPLQLLFKFDCDVSVNGQHRRGSFHVVDKALNLLGIDLLDSFGFWSVPISSFCNQITTPSTSLESLKVTYPTVFRSALGLCSKTKVKLELKPDVQPAFRPKRPVAYAMLGTVDDELDRLERAGIISPVDFSNWAAPIVVVRKSNGSIRICGDYSTGLNEALQPHQYPLPLPEDIFTKLSNCTVFSQIDLSDAFLQVEVYEDSRNLLTINTHRGLYRYNRLSPGIKTAPGAFQQLIDTMTAGLNCTSGYLDDVVVGGETEEEHLANLEALFKRIRDFGFTLRPEKCTFVQPQIKYLGYLLDRHGLRPDPAKVQPINEMPAPVDVSGVRSFLGAINYYGKFVPNMRTLRFPLDELLKAGAKFNWTPACQESFTKFKEILTSNLLLTHYNPRLDIVVSADASSVGVGATISHRFPDGSVKVIQHAARALTPAEKNYSQPDREGLAIIFATTKFHKMIFGRHFLLKTDHAPLLRIFGSKRAFRSTHLTACNDGH from the coding sequence ATGCACTACACTCGTGAGTGCCCTTACAAGGACCACAAGTGTAGTGATTGCGGAAAAAGTGGACACCGAGAAGGTTATTGTGCGACCTCAAAAAGTGAAAAGCCctatcgaaaaagaaaaactaacaCTTTTCGGGCAAGAACACTCAGTGTAAACACAGTGCAACGGAAGCGGCGTTTTGTGCAGGCGAAACTAAACAGTGCTGAACTGAAACTCCAGTTAGACACTGGATCCGACATCAGCGTCGTGTCGAAGCGTGTGTGGGAGAAAATCGGCAAGCCATCCACCACCCCCGCACTAGAAAAAGCATCTACTGCTTCTGGTGCCCCTCTCCAGCTCCTGTTTAAGTTTGACTGTGACGTCAGTGTCAATGGTCAGCATCGCCGTGGAAGTTTCCACGTAGTCGACAAAGCGCTGAATCTGCTCGGCATTGATCTGCTTGATTCATTTGGTTTCTGGTCAGTGCCTATCTCATCGTTCTGTAACCAGATTACCACACCATCTACATCGTTGGAATCACTAAAAGTAACTTACCCGACCGTCTTCAGGAGTGCCCTAGGATTGTGCAGCAAAACTAAAGTAAAGCTGGAACTGAAGCCCGATGTCCAGCCAGCTTTCCGGCCAAAGCGCCCAGTGGCTTACGCAATGCTAGGTACTGTCGACGATGAGCTCGATCGGCTTGAGCGCGCAGGCATAATTTCACCGGTTGATTTCTCTAACTGGGCAGCTCCGATCGTGGTCGTGCGGAAATCCAACGGGTCAATACGGATTTGTGGAGACTATTCCACAGGGTTGAACGAAGCCTTGCAGCCCCACCAGTACCCGCTTCCGCTCCCTGAAGACATTTTCACGAAACTGTCCAACTGCACCGTCTTCAGCCAAATCGATCTCTCTGATGCCTTTCTACAGGTCGAGGTTTATGAGGATAGCCGGAACCTGCTTACCATCAACACGCATCGCGGGTTATACCGGTACAATCGCCTTTCGCCTGGCATCAAAACAGCACCCGGAGCTTTTCAGCAGCTGATTGACACCATGACAGCTGGTCTCAACTGCACTTCTGGATACCTCGACGACGTTGTAGTCGGAGGCGAAACCGAAGAGGAACACCTAGCCAATCTTGAAGCGCTTTTCAAGCGGATTCGCGACTTCGGATTCACATTGCGCCCGGAGAAATGCACTTTCGTCCAGCCTCAAATAAAATACTTGGGGTACCTGCTAGATCGCCATGGTCTACGTCCAGATCCAGCTAAAGTGCAACCCATCAACGAGATGCCCGCTCCAGTTGACGTGTCCGGAGTCCGTTCGTTCCTCGGAGCCATAAACTACTATGGCAAGTTCGTGCCCAACATGAGGACACTTCGGTTCCCGCTGGATGAGCTCTTGAAAGCTGGAGCTAAGTTCAATTGGACCCCTGCATGCCAAGAATCGTTCACCAAGTTCAAGGAGATTCTCACTTCAAATCTTCTGCTTACCCACTACAACCCGAGGCTCGACATAGTCGTCTCGGCGGACGCTTCTTCAGTCGGAGTTGGGGCTACTATTAGTCACCGATTTCCGGACGGTTCTGTGAAAGTCATCCAGCATGCAGCCAGAGCGCTTACACCTGCGGAGAAAAACTACAGCCAGCCTGACAGAGAAGGATTAGCCATCATTTTTGCAACGACCAAATTCCACAAAATGATATTTGGCCGCCACTTCCTCCTGAAGACCGATCATGCTCCTTTGTTGCGAATTTTTGGGTCGAAAAGGGCATTCCGGTCTACACATCTAACCGCTTGCAACGATGGGCACTAA
- the LOC129747705 gene encoding microfibril-associated glycoprotein 4-like, which yields MLIRRIKTLLLALILCSSVTEISCSIGYEILGASLDIMNSYLKNVTQVLSELHQTYQNDMGELRRKVENTEQIVGNIEKRIQSLGKDIKTEPQNENDKRKGTLQTCFDVRNFQSRIYQLQPQNLSLRSFKALCDNDYSDGGWTVIQNRFNGSVNFYRGWKDYEEGCGDLEGEFWLGLEKIHQLTSFKRHELHVLLEDVEGNSKVAQYDDFRVADKAEMYTLESIGKYNGTAGDSLHFHRGEKFSTFDSDPARSFAKDFGGAWWHHSLFQTQSNLNGKYRSDMYWSNSDYTRYFVKSSRMMIRVKV from the exons ATGTTGATCAGACGAATCAAAACGCTTCTCTTAGCGCTTATTTTGTGCAGCTCTGTGACCGAAATATCATGCTCGATCGGATACGAGATACTTGGGGCCTCGTTAGATATTATGAACTCATA CTTGAAGAATGTAACCCAAGTTTTATCGGAACTCCATCAAACATATCAAAATGATATGGGGGAACTTCGGCGGAAGGTGGAAAATACTGAACAAATTGTCGGGAACATCGAGAAAAGAATTCAAAGCCTGGGAAA AGATATCAAAACAGAGCCAcaaaacgaaaatgacaaaagaaaaggAACCTTACAAACGTGCTTCGATGTTCGGAATTTCCAATCCAGAATATATCAACTACAGCCGCAAAACTTATCCCTGAGATCGTTCAAAGCTTTATGTGACAACGATTATTCGGATGGAGGCTGGACGGTGATCCAGAATCGTTTCAACGGCTCCGTGAACTTCTACAGAGGCTGGAAGGACTACGAGGAAGGATGCGGTGATCTGGAAGGCGAATTCTGGTTGGGATTAGAGAAGATTCATCAACTCACCTCTTTCAAGCGGCACGAGTTGCACGTGCTTTTGGAGGACGTCGAGGGTAATTCCAAGGTGGCCCAATACGATGACTTCCGGGTGGCCGATAAGGCAGAAATGTACACGCTGGAGAGCATCGGAAAGTACAACGGAACAGCAGGGGACTCGCTTCATTTTCATCGCGGTGAAAAGTTTAGCACTTTCGATTCAGACCCTGCTCGATCTTTTGCAAAAGATTTTGGTGGTGCTTGGTGGCACCATAGTTTATTCCAAACCCAAAG CAATCTCAACGGAAAGTATCGTAGTGACATGTACTGGAGCAATTCGGATTACACCAGGTATTTTGTCAAGAGCTCACGAATGATGATTCGGGTGAAAGTTTAG
- the LOC129743166 gene encoding uncharacterized protein LOC129743166 translates to MVCDSIGLQDNIFLWTDSTIVLHWLSASPSSWQTFVGNRVAEIQELTAHCSWHHVPGTENPADLISRGLDIGDLIDSSLWWNGPPWLAEANQPWPEAPESFDNIKERHLEARKGLVLSIANSSETDLIENFSSFTRLLRIAALCRRFFAKIRYCRQVRKSLLHPTEPPLPGPITVDELNKTLLAIVRRVQEQTFGQEFAALRSEKPLPSSSPLRYLAPKLCGDLIRVGGRLSYASISSEAKNPLVLPRNHYLSRLIAETMHRDQLHCGPQFLLATLRQRFWPLGGRNLVRSVVHGCVTCVKARPRSLSQQMGQLPALRVTQSYAFENVGIDFAGPFYLKRPSPRSAPVKSYVAVFICMATKAVHLELVSDLTSASFIACLRRFEGRRGRPANIFCDNATNFVGADRELRNLFRSTEHRHAVVNETADQLVRFNFIPPRSPSFGGLWESCVKIMKHQLRRIIGNAFRNAVEACLNSRPITPLTSDPNDMRVLTPGHFITGRPLNALPERDVTNAPEGLLLR, encoded by the coding sequence ATGGTCTGCGACAGCATCGGGTTGCAGGACAACATCTTTTTATGGACCGACTCTACAATTGTGCTGCACTGGTTGTCTGCTAGTCCATCTTCTTGGCAGACGTTCGTCGGAAATAGAGTTGCGGAAATCCAAGAGCTAACAGCTCACTGCTCCTGGCATCACGTTCCTGGTACCGAAAATCCCGCTGATCTGATCTCGAGAGGTCTTGACATCGGCGATCTTATCGACAGCTCGTTGTGGTGGAATGGCCCTCCATGGTTAGCAGAGGCGAATCAACCGTGGCCAGAGGCACCTGAAAGCTTCGACAACATCAAAGAGAGGCATTTGGAGGCAAGAAAGGGATTAGTTCTGTCCATCGCAAATTCGTCCGAGACAGACctcatcgaaaatttttcgtCGTTCACTCGCTTGTTGAGAATCGCTGCACTGTGCAGGCGGTTTTTCGCCAAAATTCGTTACTGCCGACAAGTTAGAAAATCATTGCTTCATCCTACTGAACCACCACTCCCTGGGCCTATCACTGTAGACGAACTAAACAAAACACTCCTCGCAATTGTACGCCGAGTTCAAGAACAAACTTTCGGCCAAGAGTTTGCTGCCTTGCGTTCTGAAAAACCGCTACCGTCGTCATCGCCGCTTCGCTACCTGGCCCCCAAGCTGTGTGGTGACTTAATTCGTGTTGGTGGCCGGCTCTCTTACGCATCCATTTCGTCAGAAGCAAAAAATCCTCTCGTACTACCACGCAACCATTATTTGTCTCGTCTTATCGCCGAAACCATGCATCGAGATCAACTACATTGTGGCCCCCAATTTCTGCTGGCCACACTTCGTCAACGCTTCTGGCCGCTTGGTGGTCGGAATTTGGTCCGCAGCGTCGTGCATGGATGTGTCACATGCGTGAAAGCCCGCCCTCGGTCATTATCCCAGCAGATGGGCCAACTTCCTGCTTTACGAGTCACCCAATCTTATGCGTTCGAAAACGTTGGGATCGATTTCGCTGGcccattttatttgaaaaggccGAGCCCACGGTCTGCGCCTGTGAAATCGTATGTGGCTGTCTTCATCTGTATGGCCACGAAAGCAGTTCACCTGGAGCTGGTCAGCGACCTGACATCAGCCTCATTCATCGCATGTCTCCGTCGATTTGAGGGCCGGCGTGGCAGACCAGCAAACATCTTCTGCGATAATGCCACAAACTTCGTTGGGGCTGATCGAGAGCTGCGCAACTTATTTCGATCCACTGAACATCGTCACGCAGTAGTCAACGAAACTGCCGATCAACTAGTGCGATTCAACTTTATACCACCACGATCTCCCTCATTTGGTGGCCTTTGGGAATCGTGCGTGAAGATTATGAAACACCAGCTTCGTCGTATCATCGGGAATGCGTTCCGGAATGCGGTCGAAGCCTGCCTCAATTCGAGGCCAATCACTCCATTGACATCCGATCCAAACGACATGAGAGTGCTCACCCCCGGGCATTTCATCACTGGTCGCCCCCTGAATGCCCTACCCGAACGTGACGTAACGAACGCTCCAGAAGGCCTTCTACTCCGCTAG